A single region of the Laspinema palackyanum D2c genome encodes:
- a CDS encoding RNA recognition motif domain-containing protein codes for MSIYVGNLSYDVTEQDLNSVFAEYGTVKRVNLPTDRETGRPRGFGFVEMDTDAEETAAIEALDGAEWMGRDLKVNKAKPRDDNKRGGGGGGGGNRGGRGGYGGGGGGGYR; via the coding sequence ATGTCGATTTATGTAGGCAATCTATCCTACGATGTCACCGAACAAGACCTAAACAGCGTTTTCGCTGAATATGGTACGGTGAAACGAGTTAACCTTCCCACGGACCGGGAAACAGGGCGTCCCCGTGGCTTTGGTTTTGTTGAAATGGACACCGATGCAGAAGAAACCGCTGCCATTGAAGCGCTAGATGGCGCTGAGTGGATGGGGCGTGATCTCAAGGTAAATAAAGCAAAACCCCGCGACGATAACAAACGCGGCGGCGGCGGCGGCGGCGGTGGTAACCGTGGCGGGCGTGGTGGTTACGGCGGCGGAGGCGGTGGCGGTTACAGATAA
- the rpsU gene encoding 30S ribosomal protein S21: MTQVLVGESEGIESALRRFKRQVSRAGILADVKCRRHFETPQEKRKRKASAARRKRRYR; encoded by the coding sequence ATGACCCAAGTTTTGGTAGGAGAAAGCGAAGGCATTGAATCTGCCTTACGTCGCTTTAAACGGCAAGTCTCGCGAGCGGGGATCCTCGCAGATGTTAAGTGCCGTCGCCATTTTGAAACCCCGCAGGAAAAGCGTAAACGCAAGGCCAGTGCTGCGCGACGCAAGAGACGTTATCGTTAA
- a CDS encoding pentapeptide repeat-containing protein, whose translation MDTDELLNRYREGERDFPGVDLRRCYLYRAHLPEINLAGANLTDANLGRANLNGANLSGANLTDAKLAATLLKKANLSDALLLRANLMLAQLGQADLNGVDLQRASLWKASLNKADLMNANLSNTDFSGADLVSTSFVGANLQEADLSSANLIAADFGGANLTDANLIGANLWNSNLYGANLHNTILPDGHQYS comes from the coding sequence ATGGATACTGATGAACTTCTCAATCGCTACAGAGAAGGAGAACGAGATTTCCCCGGCGTAGATCTGCGCCGCTGTTACCTTTATCGCGCTCATTTGCCGGAAATCAACCTAGCAGGGGCTAACCTGACCGATGCTAATTTAGGTCGTGCGAATCTCAATGGGGCCAATCTCAGTGGAGCCAATTTAACCGATGCTAAATTGGCTGCAACCCTCTTGAAAAAAGCCAATCTCAGTGATGCTTTACTCCTTCGTGCTAATTTGATGCTGGCTCAACTGGGGCAAGCGGATTTAAACGGCGTGGATTTGCAGAGGGCCAGCTTGTGGAAAGCCAGCCTGAATAAGGCCGACTTAATGAATGCCAATCTATCAAACACCGATTTTTCTGGTGCGGATCTTGTCAGTACGAGCTTTGTTGGCGCAAATTTACAAGAAGCGGACCTGAGCAGTGCAAACCTGATTGCCGCTGATTTTGGGGGCGCTAATTTAACCGATGCGAATTTAATCGGTGCGAATCTCTGGAACAGCAATCTCTATGGTGCGAATCTCCATAATACGATTCTTCCAGACGGACACCAATATTCGTAA
- a CDS encoding BamA/TamA family outer membrane protein — MTANIILYKSLEALALLLGATSALFITRLPAWGQGTETTPFNLQSLDPPAGAYQSPSPLRGGVWGEVSSTDSPTQSSYSAEDLKSEGLEQGISQQRESPPTQPQRPELETIEEGLDEEPDFAIVPLPRYSSIKGIHGTLDLILTNLGENDQTLDLRLEGGERTIGATFRYTDPWLESGSFDPGYQLRLFNTRAPEPQFLEGDREVNLVHDHEAWVDRLGGSLSFYQPVTPTGVVLSAGASYQRVAIRNSAFTDRLYASDRLGNPLTLSEQGLDTLVTLNLGLFQDRRNSSEWPTQGYRFELATEQSIPVGSADILFNRLSASFTQFVPFQNQTFVFNLQGGTILGDVPPYQAFNLGGSDSVRGYQDGEIGTGQSYIQGTVEYRFPIIEDLNLPYSSALSGTVFGDFASDLGSAESVFGEPGEVRNKPGNGFGLGLGVRLLTDFGPVRLEFAVSDQRDLSAIFKIGERF, encoded by the coding sequence ATGACCGCGAACATCATCTTGTATAAATCCTTAGAAGCCCTAGCCTTGTTGCTAGGAGCGACTTCTGCCCTTTTTATCACTCGCCTCCCCGCTTGGGGACAAGGGACAGAAACAACCCCTTTCAATCTTCAATCTCTCGATCCCCCGGCAGGAGCGTATCAAAGCCCCTCCCCTCTTAGGGGCGGGGTTTGGGGAGAGGTCTCTTCAACTGATAGCCCAACCCAGTCCTCCTATTCCGCAGAAGATTTAAAAAGCGAGGGTTTAGAACAGGGAATTTCCCAACAGAGAGAAAGTCCCCCGACTCAACCGCAACGTCCAGAACTGGAAACCATTGAAGAAGGACTGGATGAAGAACCGGATTTTGCGATCGTTCCCTTACCTCGCTATAGCTCGATTAAAGGGATTCATGGCACCCTTGACTTGATTCTGACCAACCTAGGGGAAAATGACCAAACCCTAGATCTGCGTCTGGAAGGCGGTGAGCGCACCATTGGGGCAACTTTCCGCTATACCGACCCTTGGCTAGAGTCTGGATCCTTCGACCCGGGGTATCAACTCCGCTTATTTAATACCCGAGCGCCCGAACCCCAGTTTCTCGAAGGCGATCGCGAGGTGAATCTTGTCCATGATCACGAAGCTTGGGTCGATCGCCTCGGAGGCAGCCTCTCCTTCTACCAACCCGTCACCCCTACCGGCGTCGTTCTCTCCGCAGGAGCCAGTTATCAGCGCGTTGCCATTCGCAATTCCGCCTTTACCGATCGCCTCTACGCCAGCGATCGCCTCGGCAATCCCCTAACCTTAAGCGAGCAAGGTCTCGATACCCTCGTCACCCTCAACTTAGGACTCTTTCAGGATCGCCGAAATAGTAGCGAATGGCCCACCCAAGGCTATCGCTTTGAACTGGCAACCGAACAATCCATCCCCGTTGGCAGTGCCGATATCCTGTTTAACCGCTTAAGTGCCAGTTTTACCCAATTTGTCCCCTTTCAAAACCAAACTTTTGTCTTTAACCTCCAAGGCGGGACCATCCTCGGCGATGTCCCACCCTATCAAGCCTTTAATTTGGGCGGCAGTGACTCCGTGCGGGGATATCAGGACGGCGAAATCGGCACCGGACAAAGTTATATCCAAGGCACCGTAGAATATCGCTTTCCCATCATTGAAGACTTAAATCTCCCCTATTCCTCAGCCTTAAGCGGCACCGTATTTGGTGATTTTGCCAGTGACCTCGGTTCGGCAGAATCTGTCTTTGGCGAACCCGGGGAAGTCCGAAATAAACCGGGTAATGGGTTCGGTTTAGGTCTCGGGGTGCGATTACTCACGGATTTTGGTCCCGTGCGTCTGGAATTTGCCGTGAGCGATCAACGAGATCTCAGCGCCATCTTTAAGATTGGGGAACGCTTCTAA
- a CDS encoding pentapeptide repeat-containing protein — protein MDIHQLLTQYAQGERLFSKVNLCEAHLSGTNFSRAVFRDATLQEINLSSAYLRRTDFRGADLKGADLRGAYLKGADLRGTDLRWADMAGTDISNALYNSQTQFPLGFDPNGRNAYAIAPNADLSLAYLYKADLRWTKLTHANLAQAYLYRADLRSADLRGADLSEADLRAALCDADTCFDEEFDANSAGVYWIRPQSSLVDATLSGARLSGVDFSGANLSGADLTRADLSRANLENANLSGANLTGANLLGANLLGAKITDTEFAEADLRGAIAPDGSTATPNLAGDRV, from the coding sequence ATGGACATTCATCAACTGCTAACCCAATATGCTCAAGGAGAGAGACTGTTTTCCAAGGTTAATCTCTGTGAAGCGCACCTGAGCGGAACAAATTTCAGTCGAGCCGTTTTTCGTGATGCTACCTTACAGGAAATTAACCTGAGTTCCGCCTATCTGCGCCGGACCGATTTTCGAGGGGCCGACCTCAAGGGAGCGGACCTGCGAGGGGCTTATTTGAAAGGGGCGGACCTGCGAGGGACGGATTTGAGATGGGCGGATATGGCAGGGACGGATATTTCTAATGCCCTCTATAATAGCCAGACCCAGTTTCCCCTGGGGTTTGACCCTAACGGGAGAAATGCTTATGCGATCGCCCCGAATGCAGATTTATCCCTCGCCTATCTTTATAAAGCGGACCTGCGCTGGACCAAGCTCACCCATGCCAACCTCGCCCAAGCTTATCTCTACCGTGCTGATCTGCGTTCCGCTGACCTCCGAGGAGCGGATTTAAGTGAGGCGGACCTCCGTGCTGCTCTTTGTGATGCGGATACTTGCTTTGACGAGGAATTCGATGCGAACAGCGCCGGGGTTTATTGGATTCGCCCTCAGTCTTCCCTAGTCGATGCCACCCTCTCCGGGGCCCGACTCAGTGGGGTGGACTTCAGTGGAGCCAATTTAAGCGGCGCGGACCTGACTCGTGCGGACCTCTCTCGCGCCAATCTGGAGAATGCCAACCTCAGTGGGGCTAACTTGACGGGAGCCAATCTCCTTGGGGCTAATTTACTCGGGGCCAAAATCACGGATACGGAGTTCGCTGAGGCTGATTTGCGGGGTGCGATCGCCCCCGATGGCAGTACCGCAACCCCCAACTTAGCAGGCGATCGGGTTTAA
- a CDS encoding pentapeptide repeat-containing protein, with the protein MKSGIFAIAAWTITITMSATMTAPAVAENPEHLKQLLETNQCQGCDLSGVNLAGQNLRGANLEGANLNGSNLEGANLNEAYLVNAELMDASLRGASLIAARLHGANLENVDLSRANLTLAGMVIANLTNANLQSANLVGANLESAELVGANLHNTRQSVGDELQFSLQDGGPYPFDIAGVNLRDANLTDANLMGANLMASDLTGVRVNYANLQQAQLDGANLPQGFTISKF; encoded by the coding sequence ATGAAATCAGGTATATTTGCGATCGCCGCATGGACAATCACAATCACGATGAGCGCCACAATGACAGCACCAGCCGTGGCGGAAAACCCAGAACACCTGAAACAGTTGCTCGAAACTAACCAGTGTCAGGGATGTGACTTGAGCGGAGTGAATTTAGCCGGTCAAAACTTACGCGGGGCGAACTTAGAGGGCGCGAACCTTAATGGGAGTAACTTAGAGGGCGCGAATCTAAATGAAGCCTATTTAGTGAATGCCGAACTCATGGATGCTTCATTACGCGGGGCGAGTTTAATTGCGGCAAGACTGCATGGGGCGAATTTAGAGAATGTAGACTTATCCCGCGCTAACCTCACACTAGCGGGGATGGTGATTGCGAATTTAACGAATGCGAATTTGCAATCGGCGAACTTAGTCGGTGCCAACCTAGAGAGTGCCGAACTGGTGGGAGCCAATCTTCATAACACCCGACAGTCTGTGGGGGACGAGCTTCAGTTTAGTCTTCAAGATGGCGGACCCTACCCCTTTGATATCGCGGGGGTCAACCTGCGCGATGCGAACCTCACCGATGCGAACTTGATGGGTGCGAACCTGATGGCGTCGGATCTCACAGGGGTTCGGGTGAACTATGCCAATCTACAGCAGGCACAACTCGACGGTGCCAATCTGCCACAAGGATTTACGATTTCTAAGTTTTAA
- a CDS encoding DMT family transporter gives MNAIAEFKGELAALSAALLWAVVSVVYGYLGQKIPPMLLNLSKGVVAIALLLLTLFLRDFLLPAIDSPAFLPSLSPPFNTLNEFALPLFLLILSGAIGITFGDTVFFAALNQLGARRTLLIHTLAPPFTALLAILFLGEQLTLIAWGGMLITIIGVAWTIAERVSGTNSTTPLLPGVSLGLLAALAQAVGAVLSRAALAQTAIDPLWSTLIRLLAGVSLLLLWMLWKQGRQVLTGLGSQRLLAIVFITSFFSTYLGIWLQQISLKFAPAGIAQTLSSTSPIFVLPLAIALGEFISIRAILGAVVSLVGIALLFLWR, from the coding sequence ATGAATGCGATCGCCGAATTTAAAGGTGAACTCGCCGCCCTGAGTGCGGCATTATTATGGGCAGTTGTTTCCGTGGTTTACGGTTACCTCGGCCAAAAAATTCCGCCGATGCTGCTCAATTTAAGCAAAGGAGTCGTGGCGATCGCCCTGCTGCTGCTTACCCTCTTCCTGCGCGACTTCCTGCTGCCTGCGATCGATTCCCCCGCCTTCCTCCCATCGCTGTCCCCTCCCTTCAATACCCTCAACGAGTTTGCCCTCCCCCTGTTCCTGTTAATCCTCAGTGGCGCAATCGGCATTACTTTCGGAGATACAGTGTTTTTTGCCGCCCTCAATCAACTCGGCGCAAGGCGTACTCTTCTAATTCACACCTTGGCACCCCCTTTCACTGCCTTACTCGCCATCCTCTTTTTAGGGGAACAACTCACCCTGATCGCCTGGGGGGGGATGCTGATCACGATTATTGGCGTTGCTTGGACGATTGCCGAACGGGTTTCCGGCACCAACAGCACCACCCCCCTGCTCCCTGGAGTCAGTTTGGGATTGCTGGCGGCCCTTGCTCAGGCAGTGGGGGCGGTCCTCTCTCGTGCTGCCCTCGCACAAACGGCGATCGACCCCTTATGGAGTACCTTGATTCGCTTATTAGCAGGAGTCTCCCTCTTGCTTCTGTGGATGTTATGGAAACAGGGTCGCCAGGTCCTCACGGGATTAGGGTCGCAACGTCTGTTGGCGATCGTGTTCATCACTTCTTTTTTTAGCACCTATCTCGGGATTTGGTTGCAGCAGATTTCCCTCAAATTCGCTCCCGCAGGCATCGCCCAAACCCTGAGCTCCACCAGTCCAATCTTTGTTTTACCCCTGGCGATCGCCCTCGGGGAATTTATCAGCATTCGTGCCATTCTTGGTGCCGTTGTCTCTCTTGTTGGAATTGCCCTCTTGTTCCTCTGGCGCTAA
- a CDS encoding DUF4087 domain-containing protein → MQKIGWVILALISTTLPATATELRCGWLKNPTPANWLLTDRDTTWTIGAQGGYQAQGMENIPSLSAEEFVRTNGYYGYGCACLEVVTDSQRQRIVRIEGGEALELNVCSTDPDLPAVRR, encoded by the coding sequence ATGCAAAAAATTGGATGGGTTATCCTTGCGTTAATTTCCACCACACTTCCTGCCACTGCAACCGAACTCCGATGTGGTTGGCTGAAAAATCCCACCCCCGCAAACTGGTTGCTAACAGATAGAGATACCACCTGGACTATTGGAGCCCAGGGTGGATATCAAGCACAAGGGATGGAAAATATTCCGAGCCTCAGTGCCGAAGAATTTGTTAGGACTAACGGTTATTATGGATACGGTTGCGCCTGTTTAGAAGTAGTCACCGATAGCCAACGTCAAAGAATTGTTCGGATTGAAGGTGGTGAAGCCCTAGAGTTGAACGTTTGCAGCACTGATCCAGATTTACCCGCCGTTCGTCGGTAA
- a CDS encoding class I SAM-dependent methyltransferase: MTKKTLGLDDRLHNYFLSVSGRESDILRSLREETAAHPLSQMQIAPEQGQFMALLVQLLGATKTLEIGVFTGYSSLAVALALPPQGKIVACDISEDYTAMARPYWQAAGVADKIDLRIAPALETLDRLIESGEAGTFDFAFIDADKQNYDNYYERVLQLVRVGGLIAIDNVLWGGQVADPMVEDANTEAIRALNAKLVQDERISLSVVPIADGLTLALKR, from the coding sequence ATGACTAAAAAAACCTTGGGATTAGACGATCGCCTCCACAACTATTTCCTCTCAGTTTCTGGGCGCGAATCGGACATTCTGCGCTCTTTACGAGAGGAAACCGCCGCTCATCCATTGTCGCAAATGCAAATTGCACCGGAACAAGGTCAATTTATGGCCCTGTTGGTGCAATTACTCGGGGCCACCAAAACCCTGGAAATCGGGGTCTTTACCGGCTACAGTAGCTTGGCGGTGGCTTTAGCTCTCCCGCCCCAGGGTAAAATTGTCGCTTGCGATATTAGCGAAGATTATACGGCAATGGCGCGCCCCTATTGGCAGGCGGCAGGGGTGGCGGATAAAATTGATTTGCGAATCGCTCCGGCATTGGAAACCCTCGATCGCCTGATTGAATCTGGAGAGGCGGGTACTTTTGATTTTGCCTTTATCGATGCGGATAAGCAAAACTACGATAACTATTACGAACGTGTTCTGCAACTGGTTCGGGTTGGCGGGTTAATTGCGATTGATAATGTTTTGTGGGGGGGTCAAGTTGCGGACCCAATGGTTGAGGATGCCAATACGGAAGCGATTCGAGCCTTAAATGCTAAGTTAGTCCAGGATGAACGGATCTCGTTGAGTGTGGTGCCGATCGCCGACGGACTCACCCTGGCCCTCAAGCGGTAA
- a CDS encoding pentapeptide repeat-containing protein has product MGDKISLKDVIHFYAEGRRNFKNADFSGLEFKRINLQEADLQGAYIRWGELQGANLKGANLSWADLQKANLSDAVLHKANLKEANLKGACLQWADLSEANLQGATVIKGNLSFANLRDACLRLAKFQDANLDKANLNGVDLRVAMLQDADLSDSDIQRGKLQEANLTRANLTGANLEGANLQGATLEQANLMGANLTRANFNQASLQGANLTDAKLFGSNFDGANLTDAKLPAIENMLGVSFKGANLKGARLPNGDPLQQVLLPNGSLPDHRHPSEIAPTSPVEPRTNQTKQDLLEIANGYSTTSRSSLSGGTVGGSPEGLPAAATRRSPLKSPGPEFPLTPDPLPVLIPPLPPENGKGLHSKDPGIRSLLEEGIPLGKHRYLYSASIAISHRRGPGEFRQNLLAAYNGCCAVTGCNAEPVLEAVYLKSNDRNPSTHPSSGLLLRSDIHTLFDLYLLAIEPESLTMLFSPQLRETCYAEYHGKLLREATAPEFQPDPLKLQFHWDLCQWIQEL; this is encoded by the coding sequence ATGGGGGATAAAATCAGCTTAAAAGATGTCATCCACTTTTATGCAGAGGGGCGTAGAAACTTTAAAAATGCAGATTTTAGTGGCTTAGAATTCAAGCGGATTAATCTCCAAGAAGCGGACCTCCAGGGGGCCTATATTCGCTGGGGCGAACTCCAGGGGGCCAATCTCAAAGGGGCTAATCTGTCTTGGGCGGACCTCCAAAAAGCGAACCTGTCTGATGCAGTTCTGCACAAAGCCAACCTGAAAGAGGCGAATCTGAAAGGGGCTTGTTTACAATGGGCGGACTTGAGTGAAGCCAATCTTCAAGGGGCAACGGTGATTAAGGGCAATCTCTCGTTTGCCAATCTCCGCGATGCTTGTCTGCGTTTGGCTAAGTTTCAAGATGCCAATCTGGATAAGGCGAACCTGAATGGGGTGGATTTGCGGGTGGCAATGCTCCAGGATGCGGATTTATCCGATTCCGATATTCAACGGGGGAAACTGCAAGAAGCGAACCTCACCCGGGCGAATCTGACGGGGGCGAATCTGGAAGGGGCCAATTTACAAGGGGCAACTCTGGAACAGGCAAACCTCATGGGGGCCAATTTGACCCGGGCCAATTTCAACCAAGCTTCTCTGCAAGGGGCTAATTTGACCGATGCTAAGTTGTTTGGGAGCAATTTCGATGGGGCCAATTTGACTGATGCCAAGTTGCCAGCGATCGAGAATATGCTGGGAGTTTCTTTTAAGGGGGCCAATCTGAAGGGGGCAAGGTTGCCGAATGGAGACCCCTTACAACAAGTGCTGCTGCCGAATGGTTCGCTTCCCGATCATCGGCATCCCTCGGAGATTGCCCCAACTTCCCCGGTTGAACCGAGGACGAATCAAACGAAACAAGATTTACTGGAAATTGCCAATGGTTACTCCACAACCTCGCGATCATCTTTGTCGGGGGGTACGGTTGGGGGGTCACCGGAAGGATTGCCCGCTGCCGCCACAAGGCGATCTCCTTTAAAATCCCCAGGGCCTGAGTTCCCGCTGACTCCAGACCCCTTACCTGTGCTAATTCCTCCCTTGCCACCAGAAAATGGTAAGGGTTTACACTCGAAGGACCCCGGGATTCGGTCCCTCCTAGAAGAGGGGATACCTTTGGGGAAGCATCGATATCTTTACAGCGCGAGTATCGCCATTTCTCATCGCCGTGGTCCTGGGGAATTCCGGCAAAATCTCCTCGCTGCATACAATGGCTGTTGTGCCGTCACGGGTTGCAATGCCGAACCTGTTTTAGAAGCGGTTTACCTCAAATCTAATGATCGCAATCCTTCCACTCATCCTTCTTCGGGGTTACTGTTGCGATCGGATATTCATACGCTGTTTGACCTGTATTTGCTGGCGATCGAACCCGAATCCCTGACGATGCTGTTTTCTCCCCAATTACGGGAAACTTGTTATGCCGAATACCACGGCAAACTCCTCCGGGAGGCGACTGCCCCGGAATTTCAACCGGACCCGCTCAAACTCCAATTTCACTGGGATTTATGTCAATGGATCCAGGAGTTATAG